The DNA window TAATGGAGGAACCCTCTTTTTAGATGAGATTAATTCTATGCCCCTAGAACTTCAGGTTAAACTTCTTCGTGTTCTTCAGGATGGGACAATTAGAAGAGTTGGGGATAGTAGAACAAGACAAGTAGATGTGAGAATTGTAGCGGCCAGTAATGAAGATCCTTTAAGTGCTGTGGAAAATAAAAGGTTGAGGCGAGATCTTTATTATCGATTAAATGTTATCGCATTAAAATTGCCAGAACTTAAGGAGAGAAAAGGAGACATTCCAATCCTTATAAAGCATTTTATTGATAAATTTAATAAAAGATTGAATAAGGAAGTTTTAAAGGTATCTGATGAAGTGCTTCAGGCCTTTGAAAACTATGATTGGCCTGGAAATGTAAGGGAATTAGAGCATGTGATTGAAGGGGCAATGAATTTGATGGATGAGAACATCATCACAATGGATTGTTTACCTGTTCATTTTGAGAGATTTAATAAAAGAAGCTTAAAGAAAGAGATAGACATACAAAATCTTTCTTTAAAGGAAGCATTGAAAAACCTTGAAATAGAGATTATTCAAAATGCTCTTAAAGAGGGAGATGGCAATATTAGCCATGCAGCGGATAAATTGCAGATTCCAAGGCAAACCCTTCAGTATAAAATTAAGAAGTACAAAATAACTAAGTGCTGAAAATTTGGCATATGAAATGACAGCATTTGATATTTTTCCTGTTTTTTATCTAAAAATATAGAAAACCTTTTCCAGGAATAAAAAACATGAAAGTCGCTAAACACTAGATAAAAAGCCACTTTTGTGTTTTTTTTTTATATTTTTTTGTTAAAATAAAAACGGATTTGGCACGGTACTTGCTTTTATATTTTGGCGTATACGATACAGCAGTATAAAATAAAATTACTAGATAAAAAATTATAAGGGGGAACTTACAATGAAAAAAGGATGTCCTTACGGAACACACAGAGTAATAGAGCCAAAAGGAGCTCTTCCACAACCAGCAACAAAAATTGACAATACAATGGAAATCTATGATAATGAGATTCTACTTAATGTACAAACATTAAATGTTGACTCTGCAAGTTTTACACAAATCAAAAACCAAGCAGAAGGAGACGTAGAAAAAATTAAAGAAATCATGAAAGGTATTGTTGCTGAAAGAGGTAAGCATCAAAACCCTGTAACAGGTTCAGGTGGTATGTTAATCGGAACAGTTGAAAAAATTGGATCTGCACTTGAAGGAAAAACAGATCTTAAAGTTGGAGATAAAATTGCTACATTAGTATCTCTTTCATTAACTCCACTTCAAATAGATGAAATCGTAGAAGTAAGAAAAAATATTGACCAAGTTGACATTAAAGGTAAAGCAATATTATTTGAATCAGGAATTTATGCAGTACTTCCATCAGATATTCCAGAAAATCTTGCATTATCAGCACTTGATGTTGCAGGAGCACCAGCACAAACTGCTAAATTAGTTAAACCAGGAGATACAGTACTAATCATTGGTGGAGCTGGTAAATCAGGAATGTTATG is part of the Crassaminicella profunda genome and encodes:
- a CDS encoding zinc-binding dehydrogenase, whose translation is MKKGCPYGTHRVIEPKGALPQPATKIDNTMEIYDNEILLNVQTLNVDSASFTQIKNQAEGDVEKIKEIMKGIVAERGKHQNPVTGSGGMLIGTVEKIGSALEGKTDLKVGDKIATLVSLSLTPLQIDEIVEVRKNIDQVDIKGKAILFESGIYAVLPSDIPENLALSALDVAGAPAQTAKLVKPGDTVLIIGGAGKSGMLCCYEAKRRAGVTGKVICLAHSQKSLDIAKRANVADVYITGDATKPVEIMEQIKELTDGKMVDVTINNVNVPDTEMASVLATKNDGVIYFFSMATSFTKAALGAEGVGSDVTMIVGNGYTKGHAEQTLQIMRESKEIREIYEELYA